One window of the Betaproteobacteria bacterium genome contains the following:
- a CDS encoding phospho-N-acetylmuramoyl-pentapeptide-transferase, whose translation MLLALAQYLAQDVRFFNVFNYITLRTVLAAMTALIISFAAGPAVIRWLAAKKIGQAVRTDGPQTHLVKSGTPTMGGVLILIAIGITTLLWADLSNKYVWTVLVVTLGYGIIGWYDDWKKVVYRDPNGLASRWKFFWQSVLGVGAALFLAFSAKSPGQTELIVPFFKTVAYPLGIVGFITLTYFVIVGTSNAVNLTDGLDGLAIMPTVLVAAAFVIFAYVTGHAVYAKYLFIPYVPGAGELCIFLGAMAGAGLGFLWFNAYPAEVFMGDVGALALGAALGTVAVIVRQEVVLLIMGGVFVGETLSVMLQVAYFKYTKRKFGEGRRILRMAPLHHHFEQSGWKETQVVVRFWIITIMLVLLGLSTLKLR comes from the coding sequence ATGCTCCTCGCCCTTGCCCAGTACCTTGCCCAGGACGTGCGCTTCTTCAACGTCTTCAACTACATCACCCTGCGCACGGTGCTGGCGGCCATGACGGCGCTCATCATCAGCTTTGCCGCCGGTCCGGCGGTGATCCGCTGGCTGGCGGCCAAGAAGATCGGCCAGGCGGTGCGCACCGACGGCCCCCAGACCCATCTGGTGAAGTCCGGCACGCCCACCATGGGCGGTGTGCTGATCCTAATCGCCATCGGCATCACCACGCTGCTGTGGGCCGACCTCAGCAACAAGTACGTGTGGACCGTGCTGGTGGTGACCCTGGGTTACGGCATCATCGGCTGGTACGACGACTGGAAGAAGGTGGTCTACCGCGATCCGAACGGCCTGGCCAGCCGCTGGAAATTCTTCTGGCAGTCGGTGCTGGGCGTCGGTGCCGCCCTGTTCCTGGCCTTTTCCGCCAAGTCACCGGGCCAGACCGAACTCATCGTCCCCTTCTTCAAGACCGTGGCCTACCCGTTGGGCATCGTCGGCTTCATCACCCTGACCTACTTCGTCATCGTCGGCACCTCCAACGCGGTGAACCTGACCGACGGCCTGGACGGCCTCGCCATCATGCCCACGGTGCTGGTGGCAGCCGCCTTCGTCATCTTCGCCTACGTCACCGGCCACGCGGTGTACGCCAAGTACCTCTTCATCCCCTACGTGCCGGGGGCCGGCGAATTGTGCATCTTCCTCGGCGCCATGGCCGGGGCGGGGCTGGGTTTCCTGTGGTTCAACGCCTATCCGGCGGAAGTGTTCATGGGCGATGTCGGCGCCCTGGCCCTGGGCGCTGCCCTGGGCACGGTGGCGGTCATCGTGCGCCAGGAAGTCGTGCTCCTCATCATGGGCGGCGTCTTCGTCGGCGAAACCCTGTCGGTGATGCTGCAGGTGGCCTACTTCAAATACACCAAGCGGAAATTCGGCGAAGGCCGCCGCATCCTGCGCATGGCGCCCCTGCATCACCATTTCGAGCAGTCCGGCTGGAAGGAAACCCAGGTCGTGGTGCGCTTCTGGATCATCACCATCATGCTGGTCCTCCTCGGTCTCTCCACCCTGAAACTGAGATGA